From the Nitrospiria bacterium genome, the window CCTTGGCCGACTCCCTTTCAGGTATATCGTTTCTTCCGACACTATAAAATAAGCCACGCCCCGTGTCAATGATCGTTTTAATGAAGTTTTATCGACAATTACGGATCAGGTAGGGGCGGGATCCGATTGACAGGCTGCTCATCCAGAGATATACTAAAACTGTTATAAGTCATTATAATAAGGGCGGCTTGGCCATCCCCTGCTTCGTCGCGACGGACTCGGCCATGCAGGCGAACAAGGCCTGGCTGCACAAAGCGAGCCCAATTTCATGCCCAATAAAACCAAACCGTCGTCCGGTCCCACCCGGGCGCGGAATAAGCGCGTCAAATCGATCCCCAAAGCGCCGACCAAGCGCTCCCAGATATCCGATCAACTCAACCAGCAGATAATAGCGGACGTTCGGGAAGGCATCATCCTGTACGACCGACAGCTCCGATATGTGGTCTGGAATCCTTATATGGAGGAACTGACCGGTTTGCGAGCGGAGGTAGTCTTGGGGAAACGTCCGAGGGATCTGCCGTCCCTTTACCTGGAACATAACGGCAAGCTACAGATGGAAAAAAAAGCCGTGGAAGGAATCGAGGCCTGTGTCGAAAAGGCCTTGGCCGGCGAGACCTTCGCGTACATGGATATTCCCATCTTCATCAAGGCAACCGGCGGGACGGGATGGACTTCGGCAAGATACGGTCCGTTCCGCAACCCCCAGGGTGAGATCATCGGCGTGATCGGGACCGTGCACGACACGACCGAACGGAGAAGGACGGAGGAGGCGCTCAGGAAAAGCGAGCGGGAGCTGGCCGAGGCTCAGCAGATCGCCCGTGTCGGCAGCTGGAACTGGGATATCCGGGCGAACGTCATCACCTGGTCGGATGAGCTTTTCCGAATTTTTGGCCTGAAACCCCGGGAGAGGAGCGTAAGCTACGAAACATTTTTAAATTATGTTCATCCGGACGATCGGGGTTATATTGACGAAACAACCCGGAAGGCCATGGACGATCAAAAACCCTTCCACTACGACTACCGTATTATTTGGAACGATGAAACCGTCCATATGATTCATGCCGACGGCGGGGTCATTCTCGATGAAGCCGGACGGCCGATTCGGATGCACGGGACGGCCCAGGACATCACCGACCGCAAGCAAGCGGAAGAGTGGCTTCGGAGGAGCGAGGAAGAGCTCCGGAAGATTCTGACCAACATCGATGAGATTGTTTATTCGATTCAAGTCGGGGGCGACCCCTTGGCGAGCACGGTCCAGTTCATGAGTCCACGGACGGAGGATATCGTGGGCTATCGGCCGGAGGAGTTTATCGAAGATGAGGGACTCTGGGCCCGGATTCTTCACCCGGACGATGTTCCGGCCGTGACGGAATCGACGCGCAAATTCCTGGAGGAACGAACCACCGGCATCCGGGAGTATCGCCTTCGCCGCAAGGAGACGGAGGAATATCGGTGGGTGGAGGACAAGATCGTTCCCCAGGTCGGCGAATCCGGAACAGTGATCGGCTTTTTCGGAGTGGCGCGCGACATCACCGAGCGCAAGCGTGTGGAGGAGGCGCTGCGCGAGAACGAACAACGGTATGAGACGCTGGCCGAGGTCTCACCGGTCGGCATTTTCGAAACAGACGCACCGGGCGACTGCCTCTATGTCAACTCCCGCTGGTGCGAGATCGCCGGTCTGACGGCCGCGCAAGCCCGCGGTGCGGGCTGGGTTCAGGCGATTCATCCGGACGATCGGGCCTTGGTCACCGAGGCGTGGTATCGAAGCGCCCGGGAGCAAACACAATTCAGGCTGGAATATCGTTTCCTCAGGCCGGACGGCTCCGCCACCTGGGTGCTTGGTCAGGCGATGGCCAAACGAACCGAGGGCGGGCAGGTGGTCGGATATATCGGCACCGTGACCGATATCACCGATCGCAGACGGGCCGAGGAGGCGTTGCATGAAAGCCAACGGGTCCTTTCAACCCTGATGGGTAATCTACCCGGAATGGCCTACCGCTGTAAAAACGACAAAGACTGGACGGTGGAGTTTGTCAGCGAGGGTTGCCATGATCTGACCGGCTACCAATCCTCCGACCTGCTCGGGAACCGGAAGGTTTCCTACGGGCGGGATCTGATCCATCCGGACGATCAGACGCCCGTCTGGGACGACGTGCAGGCCGCCTTGCGGGAGAACCGGCCGTTTCAGCTGAACTACCGGATCATTACCGCTGACAAGAAGGAAAAATGGGTTTGGGAACAGGGCCGGGGGGTATTCTCCCCAAACGGGGAACTGCTGGCGCTGGAGGGTTTCATCATCGACGTCACCGAACGTCGGCAGGCCGTGGCCGAGCTGGAAAAATCCGTGTCATTGCTCCGCGCCACGTTTGAATCAACGGCCGACGGGATCCTCGTGGTCGACCAGCAGGGCCGGATCGTCGGTTTTAATCAGAAGTTTTTAGATCTGTGGCGGATCCCAAAGTCCGTTGTGTCGTCACGGGATGATAGCCAGGCGCTGTCGTTTGTCCTGGAGCAGTTGAAGAGTCCCGACGTCTTCCTTAAAAAAGTGCGGGAACTGTATGATCAACCGGATTCCGAGAGCTTTGATTTCATCGAATTCAAGGATGGAAGGATCTTTGAGCGCTATTCCCAGCCGCATCGGATCGGGGACAAAATCGTCGGACGGGTATGGAGCTTTCGCAACGTCACCGAGCGCCGGTGGGCCGAGGAGGCTCTGGAAAAAAGCGAAGCCACAAACCGCGCCCTGTTGAACGCCCTGCCGGACATGATGTTTCGAATCAACCGGGAGGGGGTCTATCTCGATTTCATTCCGGCCAAGGGCATGGCGCCGTTTGTTCCTCCCATACAATTTTTAGGCAAGGAGGTTCGGGAAGTGCTCCCGCCCGAGGTCGCCGAGCCGATCATGCACTATGTGCATCAGGCGCTCGGCACCGGAGAGACGCAGATCTTTGAATATCCGCTCCTGGAAAAGGGAAATCGGCGCGATTACGAGGCCCGGATTGTCGTGAGCGGGGCGGACGAAGTGCTGGCCATCGTCCGGGACATCACCGAGCGAAAGACGCAGGCGGCCGCGCTCGAATATCAGGCGCTGCACGATACCTTGACCGACCTGCCCAACCGCACATTGGTCCTGGACCGCCTCCGTCAGGCGCTCCATGCCGCGGGACGCGAAGGCAAACCGCTGGCCCTCCTGCTGATGG encodes:
- a CDS encoding PAS domain S-box protein; translated protein: MPNKTKPSSGPTRARNKRVKSIPKAPTKRSQISDQLNQQIIADVREGIILYDRQLRYVVWNPYMEELTGLRAEVVLGKRPRDLPSLYLEHNGKLQMEKKAVEGIEACVEKALAGETFAYMDIPIFIKATGGTGWTSARYGPFRNPQGEIIGVIGTVHDTTERRRTEEALRKSERELAEAQQIARVGSWNWDIRANVITWSDELFRIFGLKPRERSVSYETFLNYVHPDDRGYIDETTRKAMDDQKPFHYDYRIIWNDETVHMIHADGGVILDEAGRPIRMHGTAQDITDRKQAEEWLRRSEEELRKILTNIDEIVYSIQVGGDPLASTVQFMSPRTEDIVGYRPEEFIEDEGLWARILHPDDVPAVTESTRKFLEERTTGIREYRLRRKETEEYRWVEDKIVPQVGESGTVIGFFGVARDITERKRVEEALRENEQRYETLAEVSPVGIFETDAPGDCLYVNSRWCEIAGLTAAQARGAGWVQAIHPDDRALVTEAWYRSAREQTQFRLEYRFLRPDGSATWVLGQAMAKRTEGGQVVGYIGTVTDITDRRRAEEALHESQRVLSTLMGNLPGMAYRCKNDKDWTVEFVSEGCHDLTGYQSSDLLGNRKVSYGRDLIHPDDQTPVWDDVQAALRENRPFQLNYRIITADKKEKWVWEQGRGVFSPNGELLALEGFIIDVTERRQAVAELEKSVSLLRATFESTADGILVVDQQGRIVGFNQKFLDLWRIPKSVVSSRDDSQALSFVLEQLKSPDVFLKKVRELYDQPDSESFDFIEFKDGRIFERYSQPHRIGDKIVGRVWSFRNVTERRWAEEALEKSEATNRALLNALPDMMFRINREGVYLDFIPAKGMAPFVPPIQFLGKEVREVLPPEVAEPIMHYVHQALGTGETQIFEYPLLEKGNRRDYEARIVVSGADEVLAIVRDITERKTQAAALEYQALHDTLTDLPNRTLVLDRLRQALHAAGREGKPLALLLMDLDRFKDVNDALGHHHGDLLLKQVGPRVLSALREADTIARLGGDEFAVLLPSTDINGATVTAQKILEALDRPFAVEGFFLEIGASIGIALFPEHGEDVDMLMRRADVAMYSAKQSSSGFAVYISEHDRHSPRRLALMGELRHAIERREFLLYYQPKVDLKTQRTIGVEALIRWKHPQHGLVPPDDFITLAEHTGFIKQLTLWVLSDALRQWKSWNQAGIDMPVAVNLSARNLQDLQLPDQFAELFRTCDMASRSLELEITESAIMADPARAMEILKRLRALDIRFSIDDFGAGYSSLGYLKKLPVDAVKVDKSFVMGMVANADDAVIVRSTIDLAHNLGLKVVAEGVESRETLDRLSAMGCDAAQGFYLSRPIPAEDLTRWLSESPWGLKKN